In a single window of the Elaeis guineensis isolate ETL-2024a chromosome 4, EG11, whole genome shotgun sequence genome:
- the LOC105032983 gene encoding ACT domain-containing protein ACR8, whose translation MEWPACLDEFLSRMNTPRVVIDNAVCPTATLVKVDSARKHGVLLEAVQVLTDLDLSINKGYISSDGRWFMDVFHVTDHIGRKLADDSVISYIEQSLSPGATPRSATLDGLTALELTGTDRPGLLSEVFAVLADLRCAVVEAKVWTHNGRIAALIFVRDEDSGSPIDDPQRIRRVEARLRHVLKGDHDIRGAKTATVPLPSLTHSDRRLHQLMFADRDYERISSAKTTFSSSASSSQPSIVSVQHRTERGYSIVNIKCGDRPKLLFDVMCTLTDMEYVVFHGTIDTEGDRAHLEFCIRHLDGSPISSEAERQRVIQCLQAAIERRASEGLRLELHTMDRRGLLADVTRTFRENGLSVTRAEVSTKGQMATNVFYVTDAAGHPADPKMIDAVIQKIGVESLKVNERVCGTRPAGHEAAAGGGAALFYLGSFVKRNLYNLGLIRSCS comes from the exons ATGGAATGGCCGGCGTGTTTGGATGAGTTTCTCAGTCGGATGAATACTCCGAG AGTCGTCATCGACAATGCCGTGTGCCCCACGGCGACCCTGGTCAAGGTGGACAGCGCCCGGAAGCACGGCGTCCTCCTTGAGGCGGTCCAGGTCCTCACCGACCTCGACCTCTCCATCAACAAGGGCTACATCTCCTCCGACGGCCGCTGGTTCATGGACGTCTTCCACGTCACCGACCACATCGGCCGCAAGCTCGCCGACGACTCCGTCATCTCCTACATCGAGCAGTCCCTCTCCCCCGGCGCCACACCCCGCTCCGCCACCCTCGACGGCCTCACCGCCCTCGAGCTCACCGGCACCGACCGCCCGGGCCTCCTCTCGGAGGTCTTCGCCGTCCTCGCTGACCTCCGCTGCGCCGTCGTCGAGGCCAAGGTTTGGACCCACAATGGCCGGATCGCCGCCCTCATCTTCGTCCGGGACGAGGATTCCGGCTCCCCGATCGACGATCCCCAGCGGATCCGCCGCGTCGAGGCCCGCCTCCGCCACGTCCTCAAGGGCGACCACGACATCCGCGGCGCCAAGACGGCCACCGTGCCTCTGCCGTCGCTCACTCACTCCGATCGCCGCCTTCACCAGCTCATGTTCGCCGACCGCGACTACGAGCGCATCTCCTCCGCCAAGACCACCTTCTCGTCCTCCGCATCGTCGTCGCAGCCGTCCATCGTTTCGGTCCAGCACCGGACCGAGCGCGGGTACTCGATCGTCAACATCAAGTGCGGGGATCGCCCCAAGCTGCTCTTCGACGTCATGTGTACCCTCACCGACATGGAGTACGTCGTGTTCCACGGCACCATCGATACCGAAGGCGATCGAGCCCACCTG GAATTTTGCATCAGGCATCTAGATGGGAGCCCAATCAGTTCGGAAGCAGAGCGGCAGCGTGTGATCCAATGCTTGCAAGCTGCCATCGAGCGCAGAGCATCCGAG GGATTGCGATTGGAGCTGCACACGATGGACCGGCGAGGCCTTCTCGCCGACGTGACCCGGACGTTCCGGGAGAACGGCCTCTCGGTGACGAGGGCCGAGGTCTCCACCAAAGGCCAGATGGCGACGAACGTGTTCTACGTCACCGATGCCGCCGGCCACCCGGCCGACCCCAAGATGATCGATGCGGTGATCCAGAAGATCGGCGTCGAGAGTCTCAAGGTGAACGAGCGGGTCTGCGGGACGAGGCCGGCGGGCCACGAGGCGGCAGCCGGCGGTGGGGCTGCGCTGTTCTACCTGGGGAGCTTCGTGAAGAGGAATCTCTATAACCTGGGCCTCATCAGATCCTGTTCTTAG